TGTTGTCATCGCTGGCATCGGCAAAGCGGAAGCAGTGAGTGCTAACCCCGTCCTTGTGATAGACAATCTTGGGGTGGTCTCCATCCCATCTAACCTGGCTGGCAGCCTTGATCTCATACTCCCCGTGCTGTGAGACGCCGACATACTCGGCCTGGTTGGTGCTTTGCCTCACCCACACGGCAATGTGCTCCCAATCGTGGGTGTGGCCGGGGTCAATAAagttggcgatggcgacGTCCTTCTCGAAGTAATACCCGTACAGGTAGATGCACCAGCCGTTGTTGCACCGCTGGCGGGAGTAgacgttgttgttgtcaaggTCGGAGAGGTCGCGACAGTTGGAAGAGTAGCCGGTCCAATTGTGGGGGAGACCCTCCACGATGTTGCCCTGGGCGTCGATGGCAGGGACGTTGTAGCATCCATCGGTGTCAAAGTCCAGAGAGGGTTGCCATTTGAGGTCATTGGCTGTGGCTCTCTGGGGGAGAGCCGTTGGGGGGGCCGCGGCACGGTaggagatgatggcgggTGGTGCTGCCAAGGCGGCCCACGGGGCAAGTGCCGCTGTCAGGAACAGGGCGGGGGAAGTGAGGGTGGGGATCATCTTGATATCGGCCGGAGTTGGGCGGGCAAAAGAGCGActgccgatgatgatggaggtgga
The sequence above is a segment of the Podospora pseudoanserina strain CBS 124.78 chromosome 5, whole genome shotgun sequence genome. Coding sequences within it:
- a CDS encoding hypothetical protein (EggNog:ENOG503P433; COG:S), giving the protein MIPTLTSPALFLTAALAPWAALAAPPAIISYRAAAPPTALPQRATANDLKWQPSLDFDTDGCYNVPAIDAQGNIVEGLPHNWTGYSSNCRDLSDLDNNNVYSRQRCNNGWCIYLYGYYFEKDVAIANFIDPGHTHDWEHIAVWVRQSTNQAEYVGVSQHGEYEIKAASQVRWDGDHPKIVYHKDGVSTHCFRFADASDDNIENHKGVWFRGALVSYNGFPSLAIRDKLFAHDFGKATIGFKDATFAGNIGRAKHSSITFDANLDVGSPGNP